The following proteins come from a genomic window of Dreissena polymorpha isolate Duluth1 chromosome 1, UMN_Dpol_1.0, whole genome shotgun sequence:
- the LOC127849780 gene encoding lactosylceramide 1,3-N-acetyl-beta-D-glucosaminyltransferase A-like isoform X2, which yields MKQQRVNLERTTVLDIPHVLRTLLKISLRFLKAITAPALVTVLVFLVFGLNYTFHLQTRNVQWKGLEIQRMFKILDEIKKSPTVATTKIGPPTTTTLSPEFLAISPDIELDKLINRSSGEKYPIFNGNYVFENPILCLEVKNLSVLIIVHTAPDHFEMRLAIRRTWANDTYYRQYGVSRVLFLLGRVEDATLQEKIEAEFKDYRDMLQGDFRDAYRNLTHKGVMGYRWITERCRNAKFILKTDDDIVVNMFQLFNHVLPNFHNKTKQIFCNHIYANTMPIIREKTSKWYVNEHHFRGKTVFPEYCSGFIVLFTNDVIPAIYSAATMTPFFWVDDVYLYGLAPSHVPGIKYSDMKDTDHMLDWQKALSCYRNVTENLGKKCEYLVTGSRTLQVSEETWIEMRKQFDHVLGTNSTSTTATPSKHA from the coding sequence ATGAAGCAGCAACGCGTCAACCTGGAGAGGACGACGGTACTTGATATACCGCATGTACTACGGACCTTGCTCAAGATTAGTCTGCGCTTCTTGAAGGCAATCACCGCTCCAGCTTTAGTAACGGTCCTCGTATTCCTCGTGTTTGGTCTTAACTATACGTTTCATCTACAGACACGGAACGTTCAATGGAAAGGGCTTGAGATCCAGCGAATGTTTAAAATTCTGGATGAAATTAAAAAATCTCCAACAGTGGCGACTACGAAGATCGGGCCACCCACAACTACAACGTTGTCACCAGAATTTCTGGCGATATCGCCAGACATTGAACTTGATAAGCTAATAAATAGGTCATCTGGTGAAAAATACCCAATATTCAATGGaaattatgtatttgaaaatccaattCTGTGTTTAGAAGTGAAAAATCTGTCAGTGCTTATTATAGTGCATACGGCGCCGGACCACTTCGAGATGCGGTTAGCGATACGCAGGACATGGGCGAACGACACTTACTACCGTCAGTATGGAGTGTCCAGAGTGCTCTTCCTGCTTGGGCGAGTGGAGGATGCAACGCTACAGGAAAAGATAGAGGCCGAGTTCAAGGACTACCGCGACATGCTGCAAGGGGACTTTAGGGACGCCTACCGGAACCTCACTCACAAGGGCGTCATGGGGTACAGGTGGATCACCGAACGATGTAGAAACgcgaaatttattttaaaaactgacGACGACATCGttgtaaatatgtttcaattgtttaatcACGTCCTACCGAATTttcacaacaaaacaaaacagatatTCTGTAATCATATTTACGCAAACACGATGCCGATTATTCGGGAAAAGACGAGTAAGTGGTATGTGAACGAACATCATTTTCGGGGAAAGACAGTTTTTCCGGAGTATTGCAGTGGTTTTATAGTTCTGTTTACAAATGACGTCATACCGGCAATTTACAGTGCAGCTACGATGACGCCTTTTTTCTGGGTCGACGACGTTTACCTTTATGGGTTGGCTCCTAGCCACGTCCCTGGAATAAAGTACAGCGACATGAAAGACACTGACCACATGCTTGATTGGCAAAAGGCTCTCAGCTGTTACAGAAATGTGACTGAAAATCTCGGCAAAAAGTGTGAATACTTGGTGACTGGTTCCCGAACACTTCAAGTGAGCGAAGAAACTTGGATTGAAATGAGAAAGCAGTTTGACCATGTGCTGGGTACTAATTCGAcatcaacaacagcaacaccatcAAAGCATGCATAG
- the LOC127849780 gene encoding lactosylceramide 1,3-N-acetyl-beta-D-glucosaminyltransferase A-like isoform X1, whose product MSNASTCLDGYICSKVNVKGRRMKQQRVNLERTTVLDIPHVLRTLLKISLRFLKAITAPALVTVLVFLVFGLNYTFHLQTRNVQWKGLEIQRMFKILDEIKKSPTVATTKIGPPTTTTLSPEFLAISPDIELDKLINRSSGEKYPIFNGNYVFENPILCLEVKNLSVLIIVHTAPDHFEMRLAIRRTWANDTYYRQYGVSRVLFLLGRVEDATLQEKIEAEFKDYRDMLQGDFRDAYRNLTHKGVMGYRWITERCRNAKFILKTDDDIVVNMFQLFNHVLPNFHNKTKQIFCNHIYANTMPIIREKTSKWYVNEHHFRGKTVFPEYCSGFIVLFTNDVIPAIYSAATMTPFFWVDDVYLYGLAPSHVPGIKYSDMKDTDHMLDWQKALSCYRNVTENLGKKCEYLVTGSRTLQVSEETWIEMRKQFDHVLGTNSTSTTATPSKHA is encoded by the exons atgagtAATGCAAGCACCTGCCTAGACGGATATATATGTTCAaaagt AAACGTTAAAGGCCGCCGAATGAAGCAGCAACGCGTCAACCTGGAGAGGACGACGGTACTTGATATACCGCATGTACTACGGACCTTGCTCAAGATTAGTCTGCGCTTCTTGAAGGCAATCACCGCTCCAGCTTTAGTAACGGTCCTCGTATTCCTCGTGTTTGGTCTTAACTATACGTTTCATCTACAGACACGGAACGTTCAATGGAAAGGGCTTGAGATCCAGCGAATGTTTAAAATTCTGGATGAAATTAAAAAATCTCCAACAGTGGCGACTACGAAGATCGGGCCACCCACAACTACAACGTTGTCACCAGAATTTCTGGCGATATCGCCAGACATTGAACTTGATAAGCTAATAAATAGGTCATCTGGTGAAAAATACCCAATATTCAATGGaaattatgtatttgaaaatccaattCTGTGTTTAGAAGTGAAAAATCTGTCAGTGCTTATTATAGTGCATACGGCGCCGGACCACTTCGAGATGCGGTTAGCGATACGCAGGACATGGGCGAACGACACTTACTACCGTCAGTATGGAGTGTCCAGAGTGCTCTTCCTGCTTGGGCGAGTGGAGGATGCAACGCTACAGGAAAAGATAGAGGCCGAGTTCAAGGACTACCGCGACATGCTGCAAGGGGACTTTAGGGACGCCTACCGGAACCTCACTCACAAGGGCGTCATGGGGTACAGGTGGATCACCGAACGATGTAGAAACgcgaaatttattttaaaaactgacGACGACATCGttgtaaatatgtttcaattgtttaatcACGTCCTACCGAATTttcacaacaaaacaaaacagatatTCTGTAATCATATTTACGCAAACACGATGCCGATTATTCGGGAAAAGACGAGTAAGTGGTATGTGAACGAACATCATTTTCGGGGAAAGACAGTTTTTCCGGAGTATTGCAGTGGTTTTATAGTTCTGTTTACAAATGACGTCATACCGGCAATTTACAGTGCAGCTACGATGACGCCTTTTTTCTGGGTCGACGACGTTTACCTTTATGGGTTGGCTCCTAGCCACGTCCCTGGAATAAAGTACAGCGACATGAAAGACACTGACCACATGCTTGATTGGCAAAAGGCTCTCAGCTGTTACAGAAATGTGACTGAAAATCTCGGCAAAAAGTGTGAATACTTGGTGACTGGTTCCCGAACACTTCAAGTGAGCGAAGAAACTTGGATTGAAATGAGAAAGCAGTTTGACCATGTGCTGGGTACTAATTCGAcatcaacaacagcaacaccatcAAAGCATGCATAG